The Solidesulfovibrio fructosivorans JJ] genome has a segment encoding these proteins:
- a CDS encoding FeoA domain-containing protein, translating into MLTTLAAAPVGVPLVIDRIAGSGFASRLARLGLYEGTGLTRLDDSVAIGPAKIVGPGGEVTLGGWLAAKVVMHRDDDRRLPLLECAPGDSGHVEGVTGHRDLEEDLAVLGVGEGDRITFLRRLPPMLYKAVVDGKERIQINEGLAAKIHGETPSGPAQFCSVGVGEAFTVRRILAGAHAGESLAALDVKPGSRLTLTQVAAGQVVHFSHKTPVVCSTRDGLRLYFQEKDAARIYVSSCALPG; encoded by the coding sequence ATGTTGACGACCCTTGCCGCGGCTCCCGTCGGGGTTCCCCTGGTCATCGACCGGATCGCCGGCAGCGGGTTCGCCTCGCGCCTGGCCCGCCTGGGGCTCTACGAAGGGACGGGCCTGACCCGCCTGGATGACAGCGTGGCCATCGGCCCGGCCAAGATCGTCGGACCGGGCGGCGAAGTAACGCTCGGCGGCTGGCTGGCGGCCAAGGTGGTCATGCACCGCGACGACGACCGCAGGCTCCCCCTTTTGGAATGCGCGCCGGGCGACAGCGGCCATGTGGAGGGCGTGACCGGGCACCGGGATCTCGAGGAGGACCTGGCCGTACTCGGCGTCGGGGAAGGCGACCGCATCACGTTTTTGCGCCGGCTGCCGCCCATGCTCTACAAGGCCGTGGTCGACGGCAAGGAGCGCATCCAGATAAACGAGGGACTGGCCGCGAAGATCCACGGGGAAACCCCGAGCGGACCGGCCCAGTTCTGTTCGGTCGGCGTGGGCGAGGCATTCACGGTCCGCCGCATTCTTGCCGGGGCCCATGCCGGCGAAAGCCTCGCCGCCCTGGACGTCAAGCCGGGAAGCCGGCTGACCCTGACCCAGGTGGCCGCCGGCCAGGTGGTGCATTTTTCGCACAAGACGCCCGTCGTTTGCAGCACGCGGGACGGACTGCGGCTGTATTTCCAGGAAAAGGACGCCGCAAGGATTTACGTTTCCTCTTGCGCTCTTCCTGGATGA